A single Vigna radiata var. radiata cultivar VC1973A chromosome 8, Vradiata_ver6, whole genome shotgun sequence DNA region contains:
- the LOC106770715 gene encoding adenylate isopentenyltransferase: MRLSILQPQPQRCHHPIKRWPRMDASFHRRKDKVVIIMGATGSGKSRLSIDLATLFPVSEIINSDKMQVYRGLDITTNKIPLTQRRGVPHHLLGDVDPSLPEFSPADFRRRAAHIIDDISSRDCLPIVVGGSNSFVHALLVEDFQPDSNVFHDAERLISSELRYKCCFLWVDIAFPVLSQYLCHRVDDMLQSGMVHELAQFFDPEASRRTGSGLRKAIGVPEFDRFFNMYPPWAGPAGPGEDPLRKRAYEEAVRAIKDNTCELAERQMEKIERLKCAGWDLRRIDATEAFRVVLTSGSSNGSDVWERQVLEPSVKIVRRFLME, translated from the coding sequence atGAGGCTTTCCATACTGCAACCTCAGCCGCAGCGCTGTCACCACCCGATAAAGCGGTGGCCTCGCATGGACGCCTCCTTCCACCGCCGCAAGGACAAGGTCGTTATCATCATGGGGGCCACCGGCTCCGGCAAGTCCCGTCTCTCCATCGACCTCGCCACCCTCTTCCCCGTCTCCGAAATCATCAACTCCGACAAAATGCAAGTCTACCGCGGACTCGACATCACCACCAACAAGATCCCCCTCACGCAGCGCCGTGGCGTCCCCCACCACCTTCTCGGCGACGTCGACCCCTCCCTCCCGGAGTTCTCCCCCGCCGACTTCCGTCGCCGCGCTGCCCACATCATCGACGACATCAGCAGCCGGGATTGCCTCCCCATCGTCGTCGGCGGCTCTAACTCCTTCGTCCACGCGCTTCTCGTGGAAGACTTCCAGCCTGACTCCAACGTCTTCCACGACGCCGAGCGGCTTATATCCTCCGAGTTGAGGTACAAGTGTTGTTTCCTCTGGGTCGACATAGCTTTCCCTGTGCTATCGCAATACTTGTGCCACCGAGTCGACGACATGCTCCAATCGGGGATGGTCCACGAGTTAGCTCAGTTCTTCGACCCCGAGGCTTCCCGTCGAACCGGGTCCGGTCTCAGAAAAGCCATTGGGGTTCCCGAGTTCGACCGCTTTTTTAATATGTACCCACCCTGGGCCGGCCCCGCGGGCCCGGGCGAGGATCCTCTGCGGAAGCGTGCGTACGAGGAAGCGGTGCGGGCGATCAAGGATAACACGTGCGAGTTAGCGGAGCGTCAGATGGAGAAGATCGAACGGTTGAAGTGTGCCGGGTGGGACCTACGGAGGATCGACGCTACGGAAGCGTTTAGGGTGGTGCTGACGTCAGGGTCCAGCAATGGGTCCGATGTATGGGAGAGACAGGTGTTGGAACCAAGCGTGAAGATTGTGAGACGCTTCTTGATGGAGTAG